From a region of the Microterricola gilva genome:
- a CDS encoding Re/Si-specific NAD(P)(+) transhydrogenase subunit alpha, giving the protein MRVGVSRERRDGERRVAATPDSVRQLIGLGLEVLIESGAGTAAGHSDQAYADAGAELVAELELDALDVYAHVRPLSPETAARLRRGAVTVGLASPASELPTVRALAAAGVTAFALELVPRISRAQSMDALTSQALIAGYRSVLEAAMRLPRFFPLYMTAAGTIPPASVLVLGAGVAGLQAIGTAKRLGARVSANDVRPASADEVASMGATFISLDLEAAEASGGYAKELGDDRAAMQRALLAPHVAASDVLITTAAIPGRPAPLLVTSQMVAAMRPGSVVIDLAAESGGNVEGTVAGSDVLVPTADGAGTVTLVGLKDAASAMASDASRLYAKNVANLLELMTADGVVAPDFADEVVAGACLTDDGVVRHAPTAAAIEAEGAA; this is encoded by the coding sequence GTGAGAGTCGGAGTGTCGCGCGAGCGCCGAGACGGGGAGCGGCGCGTCGCCGCCACACCCGACTCGGTGCGCCAACTGATCGGCCTCGGCCTCGAGGTGCTCATCGAGAGCGGAGCAGGAACGGCGGCCGGGCACAGCGACCAGGCATACGCGGATGCCGGAGCCGAGCTCGTCGCCGAACTCGAGCTTGACGCGCTGGACGTTTACGCACACGTGCGGCCGCTCAGCCCCGAGACCGCCGCCCGCCTGCGCCGCGGAGCAGTGACCGTCGGGCTCGCCTCGCCGGCGAGCGAGCTGCCAACCGTGCGCGCCCTCGCCGCGGCCGGCGTCACGGCCTTCGCGCTCGAGCTGGTCCCACGCATTTCCCGGGCGCAGTCGATGGACGCGCTCACCTCACAGGCGCTCATCGCCGGCTACCGGTCCGTGCTCGAGGCGGCGATGCGGCTGCCGCGATTCTTCCCTCTCTACATGACGGCGGCCGGCACGATTCCGCCTGCGAGCGTTCTCGTGCTCGGCGCGGGGGTGGCCGGCCTGCAGGCGATCGGCACCGCGAAGCGCCTCGGTGCCCGCGTGTCGGCCAATGACGTGCGTCCGGCATCGGCCGACGAGGTCGCCTCGATGGGCGCCACCTTCATCTCGCTCGACCTCGAGGCCGCAGAGGCGAGCGGCGGCTACGCCAAGGAGCTCGGCGACGATCGGGCGGCCATGCAACGCGCCCTGCTCGCGCCGCACGTTGCGGCATCCGATGTGCTCATCACCACGGCGGCGATCCCCGGTCGCCCGGCGCCGCTGCTCGTGACCAGCCAGATGGTGGCGGCGATGCGCCCCGGCTCCGTGGTCATCGACCTGGCCGCGGAGAGCGGCGGCAACGTCGAGGGCACGGTGGCAGGCAGCGACGTGCTCGTGCCGACGGCCGATGGGGCGGGGACGGTGACACTCGTCGGGCTGAAGGATGCCGCATCCGCCATGGCCTCCGATGCCTCACGGCTCTACGCCAAGAACGTCGCCAATCTGCTCGAGCTGATGACCGCCGACGGCGTCGTCGCCCCGGACTTCGCCGACGAGGTCGTCGCCGGCGCCTGCCTCACCGACGACGGGGTGGTGCGTCACGCGCCGACCGCCGCGGCAATCGAAGCGGAAGGAGCGGCCTGA
- a CDS encoding NAD(P) transhydrogenase subunit alpha translates to MDGMALLTITVLSVFVGFEVVSKVSSTLHTPLMSGANAIHGIILVGAIIVAGQADDAWILAVALLAVVLATANLVGGFVVTDRMLEMFRGRKAPATAPGQNPTSGKEGGR, encoded by the coding sequence ATGGACGGCATGGCCCTGTTGACGATCACGGTGTTGTCGGTGTTCGTCGGATTCGAGGTCGTCTCGAAGGTGTCGAGCACCCTGCACACGCCGCTCATGTCGGGGGCGAACGCGATCCACGGCATCATCCTGGTCGGGGCGATCATCGTCGCCGGCCAGGCGGACGACGCGTGGATTCTCGCGGTCGCCCTGCTCGCCGTCGTGCTCGCCACCGCCAACCTCGTCGGCGGCTTCGTCGTGACAGACCGGATGCTCGAGATGTTCCGCGGGCGCAAGGCGCCGGCGACGGCACCCGGTCAGAATCCGACGAGCGGGAAGGAGGGCGGCCGATGA
- a CDS encoding NAD(P)(+) transhydrogenase (Re/Si-specific) subunit beta, with translation MTLLDPTWTALLYLIAAVCFILALRGLASPRSARRGNLIGAAGALIAVITVFLSTQLDNIPWILAAMAIGSLIAAPVSRRVKMTQMPQLVAAFNGVGGGAAALVALLELPHNEDPWVRLAIVFTLVVGAVSFAGSAITFAKLQELMTTRPVLFPGLPVLMGLVLVLAVVGSWVTIATGSIGIAVALLGVGLVAGVLLVLPVGGADVPIVISLLNAFTGLAVAASGLVLGNVLLVVAGTLVGASGTILTRAMAAAMGRGVAGILFGAFRGGSTAGSTTQSERPVRSSSAEDVAVLLGYAQRVIVVPGYGLAVAQGQHTLVELVTALEARGIEVVYAIHPVAGRMPGHMNVLLAEANVPYESLKEMADVNPEFKLTDVALVVGANDVVNPAAKTSPGSPIYGMPILAVEDARQVVFLKRSMRPGFAGIENELLYEPQTTLLFGDAKDSLGKILAAVKAL, from the coding sequence ATGACGCTGCTCGACCCCACCTGGACAGCCCTGCTCTACCTGATCGCCGCCGTCTGCTTCATCCTCGCGCTGCGTGGGCTCGCCTCCCCGCGCAGCGCCCGCCGTGGCAACCTCATCGGTGCGGCCGGCGCGCTCATCGCGGTCATCACGGTGTTCCTCTCGACCCAGCTCGACAACATCCCCTGGATCCTCGCCGCCATGGCCATCGGGTCCCTCATCGCCGCCCCGGTCTCGCGCCGAGTCAAGATGACCCAGATGCCCCAGCTCGTCGCCGCCTTCAACGGTGTCGGCGGTGGGGCGGCCGCTCTCGTCGCGCTGCTCGAATTGCCGCACAACGAGGACCCCTGGGTGCGTCTGGCGATCGTCTTCACGCTCGTGGTCGGTGCGGTCTCCTTCGCGGGCTCCGCGATCACCTTCGCCAAGCTGCAGGAGTTGATGACGACGCGCCCCGTGCTCTTCCCGGGCCTGCCCGTGCTCATGGGCCTCGTGCTGGTGCTCGCCGTCGTCGGCTCGTGGGTGACCATCGCGACGGGGTCGATCGGCATCGCCGTGGCGCTGCTCGGCGTCGGGCTCGTCGCCGGTGTGCTGCTCGTCCTGCCGGTCGGCGGTGCCGATGTTCCCATCGTGATCTCGCTGTTGAATGCTTTCACCGGCCTCGCCGTCGCGGCATCCGGCCTCGTTCTCGGCAACGTGCTGCTCGTCGTGGCCGGCACGCTCGTCGGTGCCAGCGGAACGATCCTGACCAGGGCGATGGCTGCCGCGATGGGGCGCGGGGTGGCCGGCATCCTGTTCGGTGCGTTCCGCGGCGGTTCGACGGCCGGGTCGACGACGCAGAGCGAGCGGCCCGTGCGATCCTCCAGCGCCGAGGACGTCGCCGTGCTGCTCGGCTACGCGCAGCGGGTCATCGTCGTTCCCGGCTACGGGCTCGCCGTCGCCCAGGGCCAGCACACCCTCGTCGAGCTCGTCACGGCGCTCGAGGCGCGCGGCATCGAGGTCGTCTACGCCATCCACCCGGTCGCCGGCCGGATGCCCGGCCACATGAACGTGCTGCTCGCCGAGGCGAACGTGCCATACGAGTCGCTCAAGGAGATGGCCGATGTGAACCCCGAGTTCAAGTTGACGGATGTCGCGCTCGTCGTCGGCGCGAACGACGTCGTCAACCCGGCCGCCAAGACCTCGCCCGGCTCACCGATCTACGGCATGCCCATCCTCGCGGTCGAAGACGCGAGGCAGGTCGTGTTCCTGAAACGCTCGATGCGGCCCGGCTTCGCCGGCATCGAGAACGAGTTGCTCTACGAACCGCAGACGACTCTGCTCTTCGGTGACGCCAAGGACTCGCTCGGCAAGATCCTGGCCGCGGTGAAGGCGCTGTGA
- the purB gene encoding adenylosuccinate lyase, whose amino-acid sequence MSPLPPQPLSPLDGRYQAAVTELGEFLSEAGLNRARVQVEVEWLIYLTDHSMFGSAPLSDEKKVALRALVTDFGQAEIDELAALEAVTRHDVKAVEYLVRRRLAALGLDSIAELTHFACTSEDINNLSYALTVRDAVQTVWLPKFRGVIAKLAELAEAHRDAAMLCHTHGQPATPSTMGKELAVFVYRLGRIEAQVSASEYLGKFSGATGTFAAHVVAAPDAAWPTISQEFVEGLGLTWNPLTTQIESHDWQAELYNRVSHANRVLHNLATDIWTYISMGYFRQIPQAGATGSSTMPHKINPIRFENAEANLELSSALLDSLAATLVTSRLQRDLTDSSAQRNIGVGFGHSMLALDNIQRGLGEIDLAREVLLADLDANWEILGEAIQTVIRAEVAAGRSNIEDPYALLKDLTRGKRIGQAELVAFVGALDIGDAAKQRLLELTPAGYTGLADELVDRLPRA is encoded by the coding sequence ATGAGTCCCCTGCCCCCTCAGCCGCTCAGCCCGCTCGACGGCCGTTACCAGGCCGCCGTCACCGAGTTGGGAGAGTTCCTCTCCGAGGCCGGGCTCAACCGGGCGCGCGTGCAGGTCGAGGTGGAGTGGCTGATCTACCTGACCGACCACTCCATGTTCGGTTCCGCGCCGCTCTCCGACGAGAAGAAGGTCGCGCTCCGCGCCCTCGTCACCGACTTCGGCCAGGCCGAGATCGACGAGCTCGCCGCCCTCGAGGCCGTGACCCGCCACGATGTGAAGGCCGTCGAGTACCTCGTCCGCCGCCGCCTGGCCGCACTCGGTCTCGACTCCATCGCCGAGCTCACGCACTTCGCCTGCACCAGCGAGGACATCAACAACCTGAGCTACGCCCTCACCGTGCGCGACGCCGTGCAAACCGTGTGGCTGCCCAAGTTCCGTGGCGTCATCGCCAAGCTCGCCGAGCTCGCCGAGGCACACCGCGACGCCGCGATGCTCTGCCACACCCACGGTCAGCCGGCCACGCCGTCGACCATGGGCAAGGAGCTCGCCGTCTTCGTCTACCGCCTCGGCCGCATCGAGGCTCAGGTCTCCGCGAGCGAGTACCTCGGCAAGTTCTCCGGTGCCACCGGCACCTTCGCCGCGCACGTTGTCGCGGCACCGGATGCCGCCTGGCCAACGATCTCGCAGGAGTTCGTCGAGGGCCTCGGGCTCACGTGGAACCCGCTGACCACCCAGATCGAGTCGCACGACTGGCAGGCCGAGCTCTACAACCGTGTCTCGCACGCGAACCGCGTGCTGCACAACCTCGCCACCGACATCTGGACCTACATCTCGATGGGCTACTTCCGTCAGATCCCGCAGGCCGGTGCAACCGGTTCATCGACGATGCCGCACAAGATCAACCCGATCCGTTTCGAGAACGCCGAGGCCAACCTCGAGCTCTCCAGCGCCCTGCTCGACTCGCTCGCCGCGACCCTCGTCACGAGCCGCCTGCAGCGCGACCTCACCGACTCCAGTGCGCAGCGCAACATCGGCGTCGGCTTCGGCCACTCGATGCTCGCCCTCGACAACATCCAGCGCGGACTCGGCGAGATCGACCTTGCACGCGAGGTGCTGTTGGCCGACCTCGACGCGAACTGGGAGATCCTCGGTGAAGCGATTCAAACCGTCATCCGCGCCGAGGTGGCTGCCGGTCGCTCGAACATCGAGGACCCGTACGCGCTGCTCAAGGACCTGACCCGCGGCAAGCGCATCGGCCAGGCCGAGCTCGTCGCATTCGTCGGCGCACTCGACATCGGTGACGCAGCCAAGCAGCGCCTGCTTGAGCTCACCCCGGCCGGCTACACCGGCCTCGCCGACGAGCTCGTGGACCGCCTGCCCCGCGCCTAG
- a CDS encoding low molecular weight protein-tyrosine-phosphatase → MTRADSPSDDAQPFRISFVCTGNICRSPMAEVVLREQVARAGLAGYIVTTSSGTGDWHVGERADQRTIDALARRGYDGSMHRARQFETDSFGDFDLIVAFDRSHERILRAWATDEIERDKVRMMLSFDAEQAHLRDIPDPYYSDDAMFDAVLAMIERSSQALFRQIAPAIRQGVR, encoded by the coding sequence ATGACGCGCGCTGATTCGCCGAGCGATGACGCGCAGCCCTTCCGCATCAGTTTCGTGTGCACCGGCAACATCTGCCGCTCACCGATGGCCGAAGTTGTGCTGCGCGAGCAGGTCGCGCGCGCCGGTCTCGCCGGGTACATCGTCACGACGTCCTCTGGCACCGGCGACTGGCACGTGGGCGAGCGGGCCGACCAGCGCACGATCGATGCGCTCGCCAGGCGCGGCTACGACGGCAGCATGCACAGGGCCCGCCAGTTCGAGACGGATTCGTTCGGCGACTTCGACCTGATTGTCGCCTTCGACCGCAGCCACGAGCGCATACTGCGGGCGTGGGCCACCGACGAGATCGAGCGCGACAAGGTGCGCATGATGCTCAGTTTCGACGCGGAACAGGCGCATCTGCGCGATATTCCGGACCCCTACTATTCGGACGATGCGATGTTTGACGCAGTTCTTGCGATGATTGAGAGGTCTTCGCAGGCACTATTCCGGCAAATCGCCCCCGCAATCCGACAAGGAGTCCGATGA
- a CDS encoding phage holin family protein: MGTFLLRLIVNAVALWLTTLIVAGVSVLPYDDTQLATVLTYLLVALVFGLVNTFIGTVVRVVAFPLYILTLGLLSLVVNALLLMLAAWITSLFGFGLVVEDFWWGVLGALVLSILSGLLNLILRPLMRKPGTDVR, from the coding sequence ATGGGTACCTTCCTCCTCCGTCTGATCGTCAACGCCGTCGCACTCTGGCTCACCACGCTGATCGTGGCTGGCGTGAGCGTGCTCCCGTACGACGACACGCAGCTCGCCACCGTGCTCACCTACCTGCTGGTCGCCCTGGTCTTCGGCCTCGTCAACACCTTCATCGGCACCGTCGTGCGGGTCGTCGCCTTCCCGCTGTACATCCTGACGCTCGGGCTGCTCTCGCTCGTCGTGAACGCGCTCCTGCTCATGCTCGCCGCCTGGATCACCTCGCTCTTCGGCTTCGGTCTCGTCGTGGAGGACTTCTGGTGGGGCGTGCTCGGTGCCCTCGTGCTCAGCATCCTCTCCGGTCTGCTCAACCTGATCCTGCGGCCGCTGATGCGCAAGCCGGGCACCGACGTCCGCTAG
- a CDS encoding histidinol-phosphate transaminase: MTETTPSATDPRAALRLRPEIAALPAYRQGKAAAADAFKLSSNENPFDPLPGVVDAVAAATQFNRYPDATALALRTELAARHGVSPDEVHIGSGSVALLAQLVLATSGPGTEVVYSWRSFEAYPSLVTVSGAASVRVPNTPEHGHDLPAIAAAIGDATSLVIICSPNNPTGTVVGADEFEAFMATVPSEVIVVLDEAYAEFVSAGSAAEPAAVNGLPRGAAPLTARHPNLVILRTFSKAYGLAGLRVGFAIGAEAILDAARSTAIPLSVTAQGETAALASLAAEKQLLERVRTIAARRDALHDALTAQGWALPRSFANFLWLPLGDDTAAVAERLNAAGLVVRAFAPEGIRISIGEEESVPRLLSALQQIIDELAPGHPVRRLA, translated from the coding sequence GTGACTGAGACGACCCCCAGCGCCACCGATCCGCGCGCAGCGCTTCGCCTGCGCCCCGAGATTGCGGCCCTTCCCGCCTACAGGCAGGGAAAGGCGGCCGCGGCCGATGCCTTCAAACTCTCGAGCAACGAGAACCCGTTCGACCCGCTTCCCGGCGTCGTCGATGCCGTCGCGGCCGCGACGCAGTTCAATCGCTATCCGGATGCCACGGCTCTGGCGCTCCGCACCGAGCTCGCCGCCAGGCACGGCGTCAGCCCGGATGAGGTGCACATCGGTTCCGGCTCGGTCGCGCTGCTCGCCCAGCTGGTGCTCGCGACATCCGGTCCAGGGACCGAGGTCGTCTACTCGTGGCGCTCCTTCGAGGCGTACCCCAGCCTCGTCACCGTGTCCGGTGCCGCCAGCGTGCGGGTGCCGAACACGCCGGAGCACGGCCACGACCTCCCAGCCATCGCGGCCGCGATCGGCGACGCCACGAGCCTCGTGATCATCTGCAGCCCGAACAACCCAACCGGAACCGTCGTCGGTGCCGACGAGTTCGAGGCCTTCATGGCCACGGTGCCCTCCGAGGTCATCGTCGTGCTCGACGAGGCCTACGCCGAGTTCGTCTCCGCCGGATCCGCCGCGGAGCCCGCCGCCGTCAACGGGCTCCCCCGCGGTGCCGCCCCGCTCACCGCGCGCCACCCGAACCTCGTCATCCTGCGCACCTTCTCCAAGGCCTACGGCCTCGCCGGCCTGCGTGTCGGCTTCGCGATCGGTGCCGAGGCGATCCTCGATGCCGCCCGCTCCACGGCGATCCCGCTCTCCGTCACCGCTCAGGGCGAGACCGCGGCCCTGGCCTCGCTCGCAGCCGAGAAGCAGCTGCTCGAGCGGGTGCGCACGATCGCCGCGCGGCGTGATGCACTCCACGATGCGCTCACCGCTCAGGGCTGGGCGCTCCCCCGTTCCTTCGCGAACTTCCTCTGGCTGCCGCTCGGCGACGACACCGCCGCAGTGGCCGAGCGGCTGAACGCCGCCGGTCTCGTGGTGCGCGCCTTCGCCCCCGAGGGCATCCGCATCTCCATCGGCGAAGAGGAATCGGTGCCGCGGCTCCTCTCTGCGTTGCAGCAGATTATCGACGAACTCGCACCGGGCCACCCGGTCAGGCGGCTAGCGTAG
- a CDS encoding thiamine pyrophosphate-dependent dehydrogenase E1 component subunit alpha produces MSDQQSVPRVQMLTADGEFAPNEAAAEFLPYFERLGDSDFRQFYRDMVIVRRFDRDAANLQRQGQLALWVPSHGQEAAQVGSGRAARAQDHIFPSYREHVVGMIRGLDPVNILRVLKGVTMGGWDPAENGNFHLYSFVLASQSLHATGYAMGMQFDGTTATGNPETDEAVMVYYGDGASSQGDVNEALVFASSYQTPQVFFLQNNGWAISVPVERQSRVPLALRGPGFGMPGTQIDGNDVFASYAVTAKHLDDARAGHGPALIEAITYRVGAHTTADDPTKYRRDAETADWLPRDPITRLRTFLEARGTEQSFFDDTDAEAADFANDARRRALEIEAPGDEVIFDNVYAEPHPLVTEQKAWLESFEASFEDGSA; encoded by the coding sequence ATGTCAGACCAGCAGAGCGTGCCCCGCGTGCAGATGCTCACCGCCGACGGTGAATTCGCGCCGAACGAGGCAGCCGCCGAGTTCCTGCCCTATTTCGAGCGCCTCGGCGACAGCGATTTCCGGCAGTTCTACCGCGACATGGTGATCGTGCGCCGATTCGATCGGGATGCCGCCAATCTGCAGCGGCAGGGCCAGCTCGCCCTGTGGGTGCCGAGCCACGGCCAGGAGGCCGCCCAGGTCGGCTCCGGTCGCGCGGCCCGCGCGCAGGACCACATCTTCCCGAGCTACCGCGAGCACGTCGTCGGCATGATCCGCGGACTCGACCCCGTCAACATCCTCCGCGTGCTCAAGGGCGTGACGATGGGCGGCTGGGATCCGGCCGAGAACGGCAACTTCCACCTGTACAGCTTCGTGCTGGCGTCGCAGAGCCTGCACGCAACCGGCTACGCGATGGGCATGCAGTTCGACGGCACGACCGCGACGGGCAATCCGGAGACCGATGAGGCCGTCATGGTCTACTACGGCGACGGTGCATCCTCGCAGGGCGACGTCAACGAGGCGCTCGTGTTCGCCTCGAGCTACCAGACCCCGCAGGTCTTCTTCCTGCAGAACAACGGCTGGGCCATCTCGGTGCCGGTCGAACGGCAGTCGCGCGTTCCGCTGGCCCTCCGCGGCCCCGGATTCGGCATGCCGGGCACCCAGATCGACGGCAACGACGTCTTCGCCAGCTACGCCGTCACCGCCAAGCACCTCGACGACGCCCGTGCCGGCCACGGTCCGGCCCTCATCGAGGCCATCACGTACCGCGTCGGCGCGCACACCACCGCCGACGATCCGACCAAGTACCGCCGCGACGCCGAGACGGCCGACTGGCTCCCGCGTGACCCGATCACGCGGCTGCGCACCTTCCTCGAGGCCCGCGGCACCGAGCAGTCCTTCTTCGATGACACGGATGCCGAGGCGGCCGATTTCGCCAACGATGCGCGTCGGCGCGCCCTCGAGATCGAGGCGCCGGGCGACGAGGTGATCTTCGACAACGTCTACGCGGAGCCGCATCCGCTGGTCACAGAGCAGAAAGCGTGGCTCGAATCCTTCGAGGCCTCGTTTGAGGACGGTTCGGCATGA
- a CDS encoding transketolase C-terminal domain-containing protein produces MTQTAAAESTATLPLGKAITAGLRAAMTANDKVLMMGEDIGPLGGVFRVTEGLHAEFGDKRVLDTPLAESGIIGTAIGLAMRGYRPVCEIQFDGFIFPGFDQITTQLARMRNRHEGRLSMPVVIRVPYGGHIGSIEHHQESPEAYFAHTPGLRVVSPSNPNDAYWMIQQAIASEDPVLFFEPKSRYWPKGVVELGAAPEQVLPLHASRVVRQGTDVTVVGHGAMVSVLLEAAELAAEEGTSIEVIDLRSISPIDYGPILESVAKTTRLVVAQEASGFVSVGSEIAATVMERAFYLLEAPVLRVSGFDMPFPPAAVETHFLPSADRVLEAVDRALAY; encoded by the coding sequence ATGACCCAGACGGCAGCCGCCGAGAGCACCGCCACCCTGCCGCTCGGCAAGGCCATCACCGCCGGCCTCCGGGCCGCGATGACGGCGAACGACAAGGTGCTGATGATGGGCGAGGACATCGGCCCGCTCGGCGGTGTCTTCCGGGTGACGGAGGGCCTGCACGCCGAATTCGGTGACAAGCGGGTGCTCGACACCCCGCTGGCCGAATCCGGCATCATCGGAACCGCGATCGGCCTGGCCATGCGCGGCTACCGCCCGGTCTGCGAGATCCAGTTCGACGGCTTCATCTTCCCCGGCTTCGACCAGATCACCACGCAGCTCGCGCGCATGCGCAACCGGCACGAGGGCCGACTCAGCATGCCCGTCGTCATCCGCGTGCCGTACGGCGGACACATCGGCTCGATCGAGCACCACCAGGAGAGCCCGGAGGCGTACTTCGCGCACACACCCGGTCTCCGCGTGGTGAGCCCGTCGAACCCGAACGACGCCTACTGGATGATCCAGCAGGCCATCGCATCCGAGGACCCGGTGCTGTTCTTCGAACCGAAGAGCCGCTACTGGCCCAAGGGTGTCGTGGAGCTCGGCGCCGCGCCGGAGCAGGTGCTGCCGCTGCACGCAAGCCGTGTCGTGCGCCAGGGCACGGACGTCACCGTGGTCGGCCACGGCGCCATGGTCAGTGTGCTGCTCGAAGCCGCGGAGCTCGCGGCCGAGGAGGGCACCAGCATCGAGGTGATCGACCTGCGATCGATCTCGCCGATCGACTACGGGCCCATCCTCGAGTCCGTCGCCAAGACGACCCGCCTCGTCGTCGCGCAGGAGGCCTCCGGCTTCGTCAGCGTGGGATCGGAGATCGCTGCGACGGTCATGGAGCGGGCGTTCTACCTGCTCGAGGCCCCCGTGCTGCGCGTCTCCGGGTTCGACATGCCGTTCCCGCCCGCCGCCGTCGAGACGCACTTCCTGCCGAGCGCCGACCGGGTGCTCGAGGCCGTCGACCGCGCGCTGGCGTACTAG
- a CDS encoding dihydrolipoamide acetyltransferase family protein, with protein MSEHTFNLPDVGEGLTEAEIVQWKVAVGDTVAVNDVLVEIETAKSLVELPSPFAGVVGAILVDEGTTVDVGTAIITVGSGAAAVPAAQPSDAAAAVAADAAATVSVEADDKPGAVLVGHGSSATGGSRRRRARSHAAAHETLATPHVHAAAPVVAAPVAESAPAGAVAAGSTAARVPAPAASAGPVIAKPPVRKLAKDLSVDLADVTPTGPIGDVTRDDVIRAASQVSVFRNIETPEWPEDREDRIPVKGVRKAIANAMVSSAFSAPHVSLFVDVDATRTMEFVKRLKSSTDFAGVKVSPLLIMAKAMIWAVRRNPTVNAAWTDEEIVVKHYVNLGIAAATPRGLIVPNVKESQSMSLLQLAGALEQLTITARDGKTSPAEMSGGTITITNIGVFGMDTGTPILNPGEVAIVALGTIKQKPWVVDGEVRARYVTTIGASFDHRVVDGDVASRFLADVASIIEEPALLLD; from the coding sequence ATGAGTGAACACACCTTCAACCTCCCCGACGTCGGCGAAGGTCTCACCGAGGCCGAGATCGTGCAGTGGAAGGTCGCCGTCGGCGACACCGTTGCCGTCAACGACGTGCTCGTCGAGATCGAGACGGCCAAGTCGCTGGTCGAGCTGCCCTCGCCGTTCGCGGGCGTCGTCGGCGCCATCCTCGTCGACGAGGGAACCACCGTCGACGTCGGCACGGCCATCATCACCGTCGGCTCGGGTGCTGCCGCCGTTCCGGCCGCGCAGCCCAGCGATGCCGCTGCCGCGGTTGCGGCGGATGCCGCGGCCACCGTCTCCGTCGAGGCCGACGACAAGCCGGGCGCCGTGCTCGTCGGTCACGGCAGCTCGGCCACCGGCGGCAGCCGTCGCCGTCGGGCCCGCTCGCACGCGGCCGCCCACGAGACCCTGGCGACTCCGCACGTGCACGCCGCCGCGCCCGTCGTGGCGGCCCCGGTCGCCGAGAGCGCGCCTGCCGGCGCCGTGGCTGCCGGCTCGACCGCCGCCCGTGTGCCGGCGCCCGCGGCATCCGCCGGCCCGGTGATCGCCAAGCCGCCCGTGCGCAAGCTCGCCAAGGACCTCAGCGTCGACCTGGCCGATGTGACACCGACCGGCCCGATCGGCGACGTCACGCGCGACGACGTGATCCGTGCGGCGTCGCAGGTGAGCGTCTTCCGCAACATCGAGACGCCGGAGTGGCCGGAAGACCGCGAAGACCGCATCCCGGTCAAGGGCGTGCGGAAGGCGATCGCGAACGCGATGGTGTCGAGCGCGTTCTCCGCCCCGCACGTGAGCCTCTTCGTCGACGTCGACGCCACCCGCACCATGGAGTTCGTCAAGCGCCTGAAGAGCTCGACCGACTTCGCGGGCGTCAAGGTGTCGCCGCTGCTGATCATGGCGAAGGCCATGATCTGGGCCGTGCGCCGCAACCCGACGGTGAACGCGGCGTGGACCGACGAGGAGATCGTCGTCAAGCACTACGTGAACCTCGGCATCGCCGCGGCCACCCCACGCGGGCTGATCGTGCCGAACGTCAAGGAATCGCAGTCGATGAGCCTGCTGCAGCTGGCCGGCGCGCTCGAGCAGCTCACCATCACGGCGCGCGACGGCAAGACCAGCCCGGCCGAGATGTCCGGAGGCACGATCACGATCACGAACATCGGCGTCTTCGGCATGGATACAGGCACCCCGATCCTGAACCCGGGCGAGGTGGCGATCGTGGCGCTCGGCACCATCAAGCAGAAGCCGTGGGTCGTCGACGGCGAGGTGCGGGCCCGCTACGTCACGACGATCGGCGCGAGCTTCGACCACCGTGTCGTCGACGGCGACGTCGCGAGCCGATTCCTGGCCGATGTGGCCTCGATCATCGAGGAACCGGCGCTGCTGCTCGACTGA